The Planococcus liqunii genome includes a region encoding these proteins:
- the rimM gene encoding ribosome maturation factor RimM (Essential for efficient processing of 16S rRNA), translated as MEWFNVGKIVNTHGIRGEVRVLSRTDFPEERFAIGMKLGLFKPDAKKPIMVTVASHRQHKNFELLTFEGYPNINDVVEFKDSYLRIAEHDLTELEDHAYYHHEILGCIVFSEEGREIGAITEILETGANDVWEVTPKAGKKHYIPYIEDVVKEIDVDEKKVVIEVLEGLLNE; from the coding sequence GTGGAATGGTTTAATGTAGGGAAAATCGTTAATACCCACGGAATCCGAGGAGAAGTTCGGGTTTTATCGCGTACGGATTTCCCGGAAGAACGCTTTGCAATCGGGATGAAACTCGGCCTCTTTAAACCCGATGCCAAAAAACCGATCATGGTAACGGTTGCCAGCCACCGCCAGCATAAAAATTTCGAATTGCTGACGTTTGAAGGGTATCCGAACATCAATGACGTAGTGGAATTCAAAGATTCCTATTTGCGTATTGCGGAGCATGATTTGACGGAATTGGAAGACCATGCGTATTACCACCATGAAATTTTAGGCTGCATCGTCTTTTCAGAAGAAGGCCGGGAAATTGGCGCCATCACTGAAATTCTTGAAACTGGCGCGAATGATGTATGGGAAGTTACGCCGAAAGCCGGCAAAAAGCATTACATTCCGTATATCGAAGACGTCGTCAAAGAAATCGATGTGGATGAAAAGAAAGTGGTCATTGAAGTGTTGGAAGGTTTGTTGAACGAATGA